A stretch of Canis lupus baileyi chromosome 7, mCanLup2.hap1, whole genome shotgun sequence DNA encodes these proteins:
- the SFTA2 gene encoding surfactant-associated protein 2: MAAGMSFFLFLTFLGTSQATGPGMTLQLKLKDSFLANFSYNSSFLELLEKLCLLLNLSSGTNITLHHAGSPHHVTCRV; this comes from the exons ATGGCGGCCGGGatgtccttcttcctcttcctgactTTCCTGGGCACCTCACAGGCaacag GGCCAGGAATGACTTTGCAGCTGAAACTAAAGGACTCCTTTCTAGCAAATTTCTCCTACAATTCCAGCTTCCTGGAATTGCTTGAGAAG ctctgcctcctccTCAACCTCTCATCAGGGACCAACATCACCCTACATCATGCAGGATCCCCACACCATGTCACCTGCAGAGTCTAA